A region of Candidatus Margulisiibacteriota bacterium DNA encodes the following proteins:
- a CDS encoding ATPase, with the protein MATAEQIKSLIRSHFASQPERFYTIAFQVAAHEAKQGHIALAHDIREIIDAERKKNGAKVLSFPQDLLGLVLTEQPEVSKVSLVVPEQLQNRINQIIHEYRQQSKLKSHGLKHRRKILLIGPPGTGKTMTAKVLAKELHLALHTIQVDRVVTKFMGESSAKLRQIFDLMQQEHGVYLFDEFDAIGGERSNENDVGEMRRVLNAFLQFIEQDTSDSLIVAATNNPKLLDQALFRRFDDVLYYTAPDSSERKRLIENILGTFKENKLSWKTIVSKSEGLSHAEVDLACQDAIKKAILSDTLKVSTASLLESINNRQEARRGMRGEY; encoded by the coding sequence ATGGCAACAGCAGAACAAATAAAATCTTTGATCAGGTCACATTTCGCTAGCCAACCTGAGCGGTTTTATACTATTGCTTTTCAAGTTGCTGCTCATGAAGCCAAACAAGGTCACATAGCTCTTGCTCATGATATCCGGGAAATTATTGATGCAGAAAGAAAAAAAAATGGGGCCAAGGTACTTTCTTTCCCTCAGGATTTACTAGGGTTAGTTCTTACTGAGCAACCTGAAGTTTCTAAGGTTTCTTTAGTAGTTCCCGAACAACTACAGAATCGCATTAATCAAATAATCCATGAATATCGTCAACAGAGCAAATTGAAATCTCATGGACTTAAGCATCGTCGTAAAATACTACTAATCGGTCCCCCTGGAACCGGAAAGACGATGACGGCAAAAGTGTTAGCAAAAGAATTGCATTTGGCGCTCCATACTATTCAGGTAGACCGCGTGGTTACAAAATTCATGGGCGAAAGCAGCGCAAAATTACGACAAATATTTGATTTAATGCAACAGGAGCATGGAGTATATCTTTTTGATGAATTTGATGCAATAGGTGGCGAACGTTCTAATGAAAACGATGTTGGAGAAATGCGTAGAGTTCTTAATGCGTTTTTGCAATTTATAGAACAAGATACCTCCGATAGCTTAATTGTTGCGGCAACCAATAACCCCAAGCTTTTAGATCAGGCATTATTTCGGAGGTTTGATGACGTGCTTTATTACACAGCACCAGATTCGAGCGAACGAAAAAGATTAATTGAAAATATTTTAGGTACCTTTAAAGAGAATAAATTATCTTGGAAAACAATTGTGTCCAAAAGTGAAGGATTAAGCCATGCGGAAGTTGATCTGGCTTGTCAGGATGCAATAAAAAAAGCAATTCTTTCGGATACACTAAAAGTAAGTACAGCATCACTTTTGGAATCAATAAATAACCGCCAGGAAGCGCGCAGAGGTATGAGGGGAGAATACTAA
- a CDS encoding peptidase S8: MSQNKLPHILLGANWHESKNFTSTKQTGPSKNIPQRDRQSHATYLKTRLAQSWLDADSEFVATHADRHGVYLEFKGSPGYELVTKSLEDMRSKKIRLCNVRIEKEVIRNTITNRDEELPVTYATVFVSNNKRQAFFEKIEKYANENTDKGNPKHADLINGIADLRKALLIESFWQDDRNLIPQDNPEWCEVWLSGDDVEIINRFENLLTQQNINAKSGVIRFPERTVKLVHVTHIQLEMLSKLSDDIAEYRKAKNTAAFWTELSNQDQSDWVNDLTERLQIDSESQTSICILDTGVNNGHPLLSPLLIAEDCQSVDPSWGTNDHANHGTRMAGLAAYGSLSDLLAGTGQHTQKHQLESVKILPPNGQNDIELWGDITSQGISRAEIQSPNQKRVCCMAISSEDTRDRGRPSSWSGALDQIISGAEDNTKRLIIVSAGNISDFNQISNYPDTQITDSIHDPAQSWNALTVGAYTKLNIITDPTLNGYRPLALQNELSPFSTTSSTWEDKWPIKPDIVMEGGNVAVDSLGFPTECADLALLTTNYKPHDRLFEYFNMTSAATAQAAWLAAQIQAQYPECWPETIRALMVHSAEWPEILKRQFAQNDSKTELKKLLRICGYGVPNLERALYSASNSLTLISQAEIQPFEHRDNANRTKDMHLYELPWPRDILLGLPDNTPVQMRITLSYFIEPGPGEVGWKDRYRYASHALRFDINSPGEIKEQFVQRINAAAREEDEGHPGTSSASNHWLLGSQARDKGSIHSDIWQGTAQELAASNIIAVSPRIGWWRERSYLGKCEKSTRYALVVSISTPEQEVDVYTPVAQQIGIIIPISV; the protein is encoded by the coding sequence ATGTCTCAAAACAAATTGCCACATATTTTATTGGGGGCTAATTGGCATGAATCAAAAAATTTTACCAGCACCAAGCAAACAGGTCCCTCAAAAAATATTCCTCAGAGAGATAGGCAAAGCCATGCAACATACTTAAAAACCAGATTAGCGCAGTCATGGCTGGATGCTGATAGCGAATTCGTTGCTACTCATGCAGATAGACATGGTGTATATCTGGAATTTAAAGGCTCTCCTGGTTATGAACTCGTTACAAAAAGCCTTGAAGATATGCGTTCTAAAAAAATTCGTTTGTGTAACGTTAGAATTGAAAAGGAAGTTATTCGGAATACTATAACTAATCGAGATGAAGAACTTCCAGTTACATATGCTACAGTATTTGTATCAAATAATAAAAGACAGGCTTTCTTTGAAAAAATAGAAAAATATGCGAATGAAAACACTGACAAGGGCAATCCTAAGCATGCCGATTTAATAAATGGCATCGCTGACTTGCGCAAAGCATTACTTATTGAATCTTTTTGGCAGGACGATAGAAATCTTATTCCTCAAGACAATCCTGAGTGGTGTGAGGTTTGGCTATCCGGAGATGATGTTGAAATTATCAATCGTTTTGAAAACCTTTTAACTCAACAAAACATTAATGCCAAATCAGGAGTAATAAGATTTCCTGAGAGAACTGTAAAACTTGTTCATGTAACGCATATTCAATTAGAAATGTTATCGAAACTATCAGATGACATCGCTGAGTATAGAAAAGCAAAGAATACTGCCGCATTCTGGACAGAATTATCAAACCAGGACCAATCGGATTGGGTTAATGACTTGACCGAACGATTACAGATTGATAGTGAGTCACAAACTTCTATTTGCATTTTGGATACCGGGGTCAACAACGGACACCCGTTATTATCTCCTTTATTAATTGCTGAAGATTGTCAGTCGGTTGATCCTAGCTGGGGTACAAATGATCACGCTAATCATGGCACACGGATGGCGGGGTTAGCAGCATATGGTAGTCTTTCGGATTTGCTTGCTGGTACTGGTCAACATACTCAAAAGCATCAGTTGGAATCAGTAAAAATTCTACCACCAAATGGACAAAATGACATTGAATTGTGGGGAGATATAACTTCTCAAGGAATAAGCCGTGCAGAAATACAATCTCCCAACCAAAAAAGAGTATGTTGCATGGCAATCTCTTCAGAAGATACTCGAGACCGAGGTAGACCTTCTTCCTGGTCTGGGGCATTAGACCAGATTATTTCTGGGGCAGAAGACAATACTAAGCGACTAATAATTGTTAGTGCAGGTAATATTTCTGATTTTAATCAAATATCTAACTACCCAGATACACAGATAACAGATTCTATTCATGATCCTGCACAATCATGGAATGCACTAACGGTTGGAGCATATACTAAGTTGAACATTATCACAGACCCGACACTTAATGGATATAGACCTTTAGCGCTTCAAAATGAGCTTTCACCATTTTCTACAACATCATCAACTTGGGAGGATAAATGGCCGATTAAACCAGACATTGTTATGGAGGGTGGGAATGTAGCGGTTGATTCGTTAGGATTTCCTACTGAATGTGCTGACCTTGCTTTACTTACAACTAATTATAAACCGCATGATCGTTTGTTTGAGTATTTTAATATGACCAGTGCAGCAACAGCACAAGCCGCATGGCTCGCAGCTCAAATACAGGCACAATATCCAGAATGCTGGCCAGAAACAATTCGAGCACTGATGGTGCATTCAGCAGAATGGCCAGAGATATTAAAGCGTCAATTTGCTCAAAACGATTCAAAGACAGAATTAAAAAAGCTATTACGTATATGCGGATATGGGGTCCCCAATTTGGAACGTGCACTTTATAGCGCATCTAATTCACTTACACTTATTTCACAAGCGGAGATTCAACCTTTTGAACATCGTGATAACGCAAATAGAACAAAAGATATGCATCTTTACGAATTGCCGTGGCCACGTGATATTCTTTTGGGTCTGCCTGATAACACCCCAGTACAAATGCGGATAACGCTTTCTTATTTTATTGAACCTGGCCCAGGTGAGGTCGGGTGGAAAGACAGATATCGGTATGCATCCCATGCTTTAAGATTTGATATCAATTCGCCAGGTGAAATAAAAGAGCAATTTGTTCAACGGATCAATGCTGCGGCTCGAGAAGAGGACGAAGGACATCCTGGAACTAGTAGCGCCTCCAATCATTGGCTTCTTGGTTCACAAGCTCGTGACAAAGGATCTATACACTCGGATATATGGCAAGGAACAGCTCAGGAACTTGCGGCTTCAAATATTATAGCCGTTTCTCCTAGAATCGGCTGGTGGCGGGAGCGTAGTTACTTAGGGAAGTGTGAAAAGAGTACCAGATATGCGCTAGTTGTTTCTATTTCGACACCCGAACAGGAAGTGGATGTATATACACCTGTTGCGCAACAAATTGGCATTATTATACCCATTTCTGTTTAA
- a CDS encoding DEAD/DEAH box helicase, whose protein sequence is MTFKEQNTIENAIRATLITLPAHNWKYIPGENLVLYGKQPQDVFVDIWLKEALCRLNKPLADNPDLADEVIHRMRGVLLEASYSGLIRANEIFHDWLLGRTSMPLGKDGEHITINLIDFDDLTNNQYIISQQVPFTGTRDAYFDLVLYVNGLPLVVGEVKTPVRDAISWQDGAADFLGGQKHYWENQKAFFVPNLLCFASEGKTFYYGSVSARYKDWAPWLSTEDRDEITQDMRTVLGSAERLLNPKTLLEILQSFIVYSTVKSGQGKPSYKTKILPRYPQYEAAKAIVNRVKTGDAKQGLIWHFQGSGKSLLMLFAAQMLKSSPELKNPTVIVVVDRVDLDTQINGVFSNAAVKNVMPVNSCKALALELKQDSRQILITTIFKFDEVEIDENNTEGLNNRNNIIVLVDEAHRTQEGNLGDKMRWALPNAFFFGLTGTPISGLERNTFKLFGAPDDPGRYLNRYSYKQSIRDAATLPVKFEPRLVELRIDREAIDREFEELAKQNNLSEEEKAYVSAKAGKLAHLLKAPKRITAIADDISAHFRSHVEPKHFKGMVVVYDRDAIVQMYYLLIDRLGKDAIEAIMNISQGTLEEEKDENGKPRKIAPDWLKWKTLGLPIEKEDFKRWQSIDASPQVQEALLDRYRDSSDPLKVIIVTAKLLTGFDAPICYTMYMDKPLRDHTLLQAMCRTNRLYSDTKKHGLIIDYLGVFENVAKALDYDPKEIEGVVESIEAFKNLFPQAMDKCLKYFHGIDRTIEGYEGLIAAQDCLVGNDRKDNFAAQFNVLKRFWEAITPDPCLNSHRRDYKWLAQVYESIKPVGGIGSLLWESIGPETIKIIHENTDIARIRDDIDELIMDAESIFELTEEERKKKAKKLTISLMAKARSKSDPRFEELGKRLERLKEQYEAGVLSSIDWLKDLLDAAREMVRLENETNEEVIPDDKQALTEIFLEVKSDTTPQIIANLVEDIDKIVKARRFQGWQNTHGGQKLIQKVLRETLFKYKLHREQELFDKAYGYIREHY, encoded by the coding sequence ATGACCTTCAAAGAACAAAACACCATCGAAAACGCCATTCGCGCAACCCTTATAACCCTGCCTGCCCACAACTGGAAATACATTCCTGGCGAGAATCTGGTGCTCTATGGCAAACAGCCACAAGATGTGTTCGTTGATATTTGGCTCAAGGAAGCATTGTGCCGTTTGAACAAGCCACTTGCAGATAATCCTGATCTGGCTGATGAAGTTATACATCGTATGCGTGGTGTTCTGCTTGAGGCTAGTTATAGCGGGCTTATCAGGGCTAATGAGATTTTTCATGACTGGTTGCTCGGACGCACATCTATGCCGCTTGGCAAAGATGGTGAGCATATTACTATTAATCTCATCGATTTTGATGACCTGACAAACAATCAATATATTATCAGCCAACAAGTGCCATTTACCGGGACGCGAGATGCCTATTTTGATCTGGTGCTCTATGTTAACGGGCTGCCTCTGGTAGTGGGCGAAGTAAAAACACCTGTCCGGGATGCTATAAGCTGGCAGGACGGTGCAGCCGATTTCCTGGGAGGACAGAAACATTACTGGGAAAACCAGAAAGCCTTTTTTGTACCGAACCTGCTCTGCTTTGCTTCCGAAGGAAAAACATTTTATTATGGTTCTGTTAGTGCCCGTTACAAAGACTGGGCGCCTTGGCTTAGCACAGAAGATCGTGATGAAATAACACAAGATATGCGTACTGTACTCGGGAGCGCAGAGCGTCTCCTGAACCCGAAAACCCTACTGGAAATCCTTCAATCATTTATAGTCTATTCGACAGTTAAATCCGGGCAAGGCAAGCCAAGTTATAAGACCAAAATTTTACCAAGATATCCTCAGTATGAAGCTGCCAAAGCGATTGTTAACAGGGTTAAAACAGGTGATGCTAAGCAAGGGCTTATTTGGCACTTTCAAGGTTCAGGTAAATCACTACTGATGTTATTTGCTGCTCAAATGCTTAAAAGCTCGCCGGAACTTAAAAATCCTACTGTTATAGTGGTAGTCGATCGTGTAGATCTGGATACTCAGATCAATGGGGTATTTAGCAATGCTGCGGTTAAAAACGTTATGCCGGTAAACTCCTGCAAAGCACTTGCGCTTGAACTTAAACAGGATTCCAGACAAATCCTCATTACTACAATATTTAAGTTTGATGAAGTAGAAATTGATGAAAATAATACTGAAGGTCTGAATAATCGGAATAATATCATTGTGTTGGTAGATGAAGCTCATAGGACTCAGGAGGGAAATCTTGGAGATAAGATGCGCTGGGCTCTGCCAAATGCTTTTTTCTTTGGGCTGACCGGCACTCCGATTTCTGGACTGGAGCGCAACACGTTTAAACTATTTGGTGCTCCGGATGATCCGGGACGATATTTGAATCGTTATTCATATAAACAATCAATACGAGATGCAGCTACTTTGCCAGTCAAATTTGAGCCCAGGTTAGTAGAACTGCGGATCGACCGGGAAGCAATTGACCGGGAGTTTGAAGAGCTGGCAAAACAGAATAACCTTAGCGAAGAAGAAAAAGCTTATGTTTCTGCTAAAGCCGGGAAACTGGCACATTTACTCAAAGCCCCCAAGCGGATTACTGCTATCGCAGATGATATTTCTGCGCATTTCCGTTCACATGTAGAACCTAAGCATTTTAAAGGCATGGTTGTTGTGTATGATCGGGATGCAATAGTCCAAATGTATTACCTGCTAATCGACCGATTAGGTAAAGACGCTATTGAAGCAATTATGAACATTTCTCAAGGTACTCTTGAAGAAGAAAAAGATGAAAATGGAAAGCCCAGGAAAATTGCTCCTGATTGGCTCAAATGGAAAACCCTTGGTCTACCCATAGAAAAAGAAGACTTTAAACGCTGGCAAAGCATAGATGCCAGTCCGCAGGTACAGGAAGCGCTGCTGGATCGATATAGAGATTCATCTGATCCACTTAAAGTTATTATTGTGACAGCCAAATTGCTCACAGGGTTTGATGCACCGATTTGCTACACAATGTATATGGATAAACCATTACGGGACCATACCCTGTTACAAGCTATGTGCCGGACAAATAGGTTGTACTCTGACACCAAAAAGCATGGGCTGATAATCGACTATTTAGGCGTTTTCGAAAACGTAGCGAAAGCGCTTGATTATGATCCCAAAGAAATTGAAGGTGTTGTTGAAAGTATAGAAGCATTTAAAAATCTTTTTCCTCAAGCAATGGATAAATGTTTGAAATATTTTCATGGAATAGACCGAACTATTGAAGGTTACGAAGGGTTGATTGCCGCGCAAGACTGTCTGGTTGGGAATGACAGGAAAGATAATTTTGCTGCCCAATTCAATGTGTTAAAGCGGTTTTGGGAGGCAATTACACCAGACCCATGTCTTAATTCACACAGACGTGATTATAAATGGCTGGCACAAGTATATGAATCAATAAAACCAGTCGGAGGAATAGGTTCGTTGCTCTGGGAATCAATAGGACCGGAAACGATAAAGATCATCCACGAGAACACTGATATTGCCAGAATTCGTGACGATATTGATGAATTAATTATGGACGCAGAATCTATCTTTGAGCTTACGGAAGAAGAACGAAAAAAGAAAGCAAAGAAGCTGACTATATCTTTGATGGCAAAAGCCCGGTCAAAAAGCGATCCGCGATTTGAGGAACTTGGAAAACGGCTTGAACGCCTAAAAGAACAGTATGAAGCCGGAGTTTTAAGTAGCATCGATTGGTTAAAAGACCTGCTGGATGCTGCCAGAGAAATGGTTCGACTGGAAAACGAAACAAATGAGGAAGTTATACCTGATGACAAACAAGCTTTGACTGAAATTTTCCTGGAAGTTAAAAGTGATACAACCCCTCAAATTATCGCTAATCTTGTTGAAGATATAGACAAAATCGTTAAAGCCAGAAGGTTTCAGGGCTGGCAAAATACTCATGGTGGCCAAAAACTTATTCAAAAAGTACTCAGAGAGACTCTTTTTAAATATAAGTTGCATAGAGAACAGGAACTATTTGATAAGGCATATGGATATATACGAGAACATTATTAG